Below is a genomic region from Rhizobium sp. 9140.
GATGAACGGACACGGAGGCGAAAGGCGGCCTTTGTCATTGTCGAGCGCCGAAAGCATGTCGCGCAAAAGTGTGCTGCGATTTTATGATACCGACATGCGTAAAAACAAAGGACCTGAAGCGCTGGGAGCGAATCTGAAAGAGATCGCGACGCGCTTGAGGTCTGGGGGCAGACATCTTTTCCCATCGTTCCATTGGCGAAGTGGCCCGGCTCGATTATCTACCTGCCAGGAGATGCGCGGCTCGCGTGTCGTCGCGTAGGGAAAATGAGTATGGCCGCTGATCACGCCGAGGTAAGCAAGGATAGGGTGTTTGAGGCCCTGAGGGCTGTGCGCGGCCCGGAGCTGGAAGGCAATATCGTCGATCTCGGCCTCGTCTCCGATGTCTTCATCTCGGATGCCAAGGTCTATTTCTCGATTACCGTGCCGGCCGAGCGCGCCCGCGAACTCGACCCCTTACGCGCCGCGGCCGAACGCGTCGTCAAGGATATCCCCGGCGTCAAGGGCGCGATGGTTGCCCTGACCGCCGACCGCAAGGCCGGGACACCCGCCTCGCGTCCAGCCGCTCCGCCCGTTCCCGGTGGTCCGGCCGGCCGAACACCCTCGCGAGCACCCGGCCCAGCGGCCGCCGCACACGCCCATCCCGCACCGCGCGGCCCCGTCAAGGCCGGCATTCCCGGCGTCGGCGCCATCATCGCGGTCGCCTCGGGCAAGGGTGGCGTCGGCAAGTCCACCACGTCGGCGAACCTCGCGCTCGCGCTCCATGCAAACGGACTGAAGGTCGGCATCCTCGATGCGGATATCTATGGCCCTTCCATGCCGCGGCTCCTGAAGATTTCCGGCCGGCCGGAGCAGATCGGCGGCAAGATGATCAGGCCGATGGAAAATTACGGCCTCAAGGTCATGTCGATGGGCTTTCTGGTGGATGAGGAGGTCGCGATGATCTGGCGCGGCCCGATGATCCAGTCGGCGCTGTTGCAAATGCTGCGAGAGGTCGCCTGGGGCGAACTCGACGTTCTCGTGGTCGATATGCCGCCCGGCACGGGTGACGCGCAACTGACGATGGCACAGCAGGTGCCGCTCGCCGGCGCCGTCATCGTCTCGACGCCGCAGGACCTCGCCCTGATCGACGCGCGCAAGGGTCTGGCCATGTTCCGCAAGGTCGAGGTGCCGGTGCTCGGCATCGTCGAAAATATGAGCTATTTCATCGCGCCCGATACCGGCGCCCGCTACGATATCTTCGGCCATGGCGGCGCCCGGAACGAGGCCGAGCGCATCGGCGTGCCCTTCCTCGGCGAGGTGCCGCTGACCATTGCCATCCGCGAAACGTCGGACGCGGGAACGCCGCTGGTGGTCCTGGAGCCGGATGGCCCCGTCGCCGCCGTCTACCGCGAGATCGCCACCAAAGTCTGGGAGCAGGTGTCGGCCGCCAAGGCGGACACCTCGCGCGAGATGCCGTCGATCGTCTTCGAGTAGAGCCGCGCTCCGGCAGCGTCTGGGCATAGGCCGGCCATAGGTCTCGCTCCGATGCCGATTGACATTCGCGCCGCCGCGGCTGTTAAGTCCTGTGGCTAAAGGATGGCGCGGGGACCGGATGACGGTTGATTTTGGAAGGGCCTTGCGTCATATGCCTGTCCGCACGCCGGTCGGTCGCGACCCCGTTGCGGTCGGCCCGTCCTCGAGGCGCAGGCTTCAGCCGCAATTCCGGGGTCTCGTGCCCGGCCATCGCAGGTCCGCTCGTCAGGGTTTACAGTTCAGCCGTTCCTTTCGCCGTTCACTCCCAGGGATATATCCGCGAAGCTCCTTTGACCTTGCGTCACCACGGCCCGCGGCACGAGGTTCACACCATGATCACTGTCTATGACGCCCGGGGCGAGGCGATGGTCATCGACGCCGCCTCTCCGGCGGCCGCCATGCCCGAGGATGTCGTCTGGATCGACATGCTGCGTCCGGATCGCGCCGAGGATCACCTGATCGAGCGCTTTCTCCAGATCGAGATTCCCACCCGCGACGACCTCAAGGACATCGAGCCGTCGAGCCGCATGTACACAACGCCGGACGCCGTGTTCATGACGGCCTCGCTCGTCTGCCGCGCCGATAGCGGCCATCCCGATATCACCGACGTCGCCTTCGTGCTCGCGCGCGGCAAGCTGATCACCGTGCGCTACGACGAGCCGAAGGCCTTCGACCTCTTCCGCGCCGGCCTGCCGCGCATCGTCGGCGGCTGCTCCAACGGCGCGATGATGCTCGCCCGCCTGTTCGAGACCATTTCCGACCGCACGGCGGAGATCCTGGAGCACGCCGTCGCCAGCCTCGACAGTCTGTCCCAGCAGGTGTTCGGCGATCGCACCCAGAACAAGCGTCGTCCGCCGCATTATCTGGAAGCCCGGCTGCTCGATGTCGCCTCGCATCACCGGCTGGTGGCCAAGACCCGCGACAGTCTCGCCTCGCTCTCCCGCGTGCTGACCTTCCTCTATACCGTGCCCGCCTTGCAGGAGACGCGCGAGGCCAAGGAGCTTTGCCGCACCGTCACCCGCGACGTGCAGTCGCTGACGGAGCACGCCTCCTTCATCTTCGGCAACATCACCTTTCTTCTCGATGCCTCGCTCGGCCTCATCAGCGTCGAGCAGAACGCGATCATCAAGATCTTCTCCATCGCCTCGGTGGTATTCCTGCCGCCGACGCTGGTCGCCTCGCTCTACGGCATGAATTTCGAGATCATGCCGGAGCTTCACTGGACCTACGGCTATCCGATGGCGCTCATCGCCATGGTGGTCTCGGCCATCGTCCCGTTCTATATCTTCCGCTGGAAAGGCTGGCTCTGACGAGCCGGATGATCTCTCATGGCGCACAAGGATATCAAGGCTCCCGAGAGCCCTGGAACTGCGACGGGCAGCGGGCCGGCTGACGGGCTCGGCCACGACCACGACCACGCCGACGGCCATGGCGGCAAGAAAGGCTATCTCGGCCTCGCCGTCGGCTCGATCGGCGTCGTCTATGGCGATATCGGCACGAGCCCGCTCTATGCCTTCCGCGAGGCGCTGCGCCCGGTGGCCGTGGATGGCGTGACGCGTGGGGAAATCATTGGCCTGGTATCGCTGATGATCTGGACGCTGACGATCATCGTCACGCTGAAATACGTCATCTTCCTGCTGCGCGCCGACAATAACGGGGAGGGCGGCACCTTGTCGCTGCTGGCGCTCCTCATGAAGTTCACGCGCGGGCACTCCACCTATCTCTTCTTC
It encodes:
- a CDS encoding Mrp/NBP35 family ATP-binding protein, yielding MAADHAEVSKDRVFEALRAVRGPELEGNIVDLGLVSDVFISDAKVYFSITVPAERARELDPLRAAAERVVKDIPGVKGAMVALTADRKAGTPASRPAAPPVPGGPAGRTPSRAPGPAAAAHAHPAPRGPVKAGIPGVGAIIAVASGKGGVGKSTTSANLALALHANGLKVGILDADIYGPSMPRLLKISGRPEQIGGKMIRPMENYGLKVMSMGFLVDEEVAMIWRGPMIQSALLQMLREVAWGELDVLVVDMPPGTGDAQLTMAQQVPLAGAVIVSTPQDLALIDARKGLAMFRKVEVPVLGIVENMSYFIAPDTGARYDIFGHGGARNEAERIGVPFLGEVPLTIAIRETSDAGTPLVVLEPDGPVAAVYREIATKVWEQVSAAKADTSREMPSIVFE
- a CDS encoding magnesium transporter CorA family protein; this translates as MITVYDARGEAMVIDAASPAAAMPEDVVWIDMLRPDRAEDHLIERFLQIEIPTRDDLKDIEPSSRMYTTPDAVFMTASLVCRADSGHPDITDVAFVLARGKLITVRYDEPKAFDLFRAGLPRIVGGCSNGAMMLARLFETISDRTAEILEHAVASLDSLSQQVFGDRTQNKRRPPHYLEARLLDVASHHRLVAKTRDSLASLSRVLTFLYTVPALQETREAKELCRTVTRDVQSLTEHASFIFGNITFLLDASLGLISVEQNAIIKIFSIASVVFLPPTLVASLYGMNFEIMPELHWTYGYPMALIAMVVSAIVPFYIFRWKGWL